The Cuculus canorus isolate bCucCan1 unplaced genomic scaffold, bCucCan1.pri scaffold_73_arrow_ctg1, whole genome shotgun sequence genome has a segment encoding these proteins:
- the LOC128850789 gene encoding olfactory receptor 14J1-like, producing the protein MSNSSSITQFLLLAFADTRELQLLHFWLFLGIYLAALLGNSLIMTIIANDHHLHSPMYFFLLNLALLDLGSVSTTVPKSMANSLWNTRAISYMGCVAQVFFVLLLFGAEYSLLTIMSYDRYVAICKPLHYGTLLGSRACVHMAAAAWGAAFLNALLHTANTFSLPLCQGNAVEQFFCEIPHILKLSCSHSYLREAGYSMFAVCLSFGCFVFIVVSFVQIFRAVLRIPSEQGRHKAFSTCLPHLAVVSLFISTAVFAYLKPPSISSPSLDLVVSVLYSVVPPALNPLIYSLRNEELKDAVWKLISGWVSEAINCSSCTA; encoded by the coding sequence ctcttcctgggcatctacctggctgccctcctaGGAAATAGCCTCATCATGACCATCATCGCCaatgaccaccacctccacagccccatgtacttcttcctcctcaacctcgCTCTCCTCGACCTGGGATCCGTCTCCACTACTGTTCCCAAATCCATGGCAAATTCCTTATGGAACACCAGGGCCATCTCCTACATGGGATGTGTTGCTCAGGTCTTCTTTGTCTTGTTATTGTTTGGTGCAGAATAttctcttctcaccatcatgtcctatgaccgctacgttgccatctgcaaacccctgcactacgggaccctcctgggcagcagagcttgtgtccacatggcagcagctgcctggggcgctgcgtttctcaatgctctgctgcacacggccaatacattttccctgcccctctgccagggcaatgctgtggaacagttcttctgtgaaatcccccacatcctcaagctctcctgctcacactcctacCTCAGGGAAGCTGGATATAGTATGTTTGCTGTCTGTTTaagttttgggtgttttgttttcattgtggtttcCTTTGTacagatcttcagggctgtgctgaggatcccctctgagcagggacggcacaaagccttttccacgtgcctccctcacctggccgtggtctccctATTTATCAGCACTGCAGTgtttgcctacctgaagcccccctccatctcctctccatctctggaCCTTGTGGTGTCAGTTCTATactcagtggtgcctccagcactgaaccccctcatctacagcctGAGGAACGAGgagctcaaggatgcagtgtggaaactgatatCTGGATGGGTCTCTGAAGCAATAAATTGCTCATCATGTACTGCATAG